A portion of the Aphelocoma coerulescens isolate FSJ_1873_10779 chromosome 1, UR_Acoe_1.0, whole genome shotgun sequence genome contains these proteins:
- the SON gene encoding protein SON isoform X3 has translation MATNIEQILRSFVVSKFREIQEEQQQQHGGANVEGQPNGDTIPAEQAEQAGPSEASGAAGSCQSDQIVQKIEEVLSGALGTELQCNPDVDKNTVKNSTQSTKRSSTGEDEIPRKKAKKNKKHKSKKKKKKKKKRKKEKKHKKQPKESKLSARPGEPADVQPAPHLMPEQSSSQLNVQHGVFADANLAGHVQPELCSKPTEGLDNQALGLVSHSVTDSQQSAENLGSGEGTLCATNPPFNLESIQSNIPENTSIAQTRICTSEEQIQQSHENIYPVAINASVVDTGNYTWSSIPSGIVSKSEIQKDSVEALRGSEVTLKSQGTGEVKALDAALEPETMEVLTYSEASVQSVSQRGAQGTETASESMSLAGGVTTIPTPANWAHPSAVTVAHVAVAGQEVKIPETTEKSVHMGNVTNVESSLELGGVSRTLEPALQPSAISGSLNVPQGSPVEGSGVLKAGVPLQHPLTISAATPVTQVEIKSAKTPHAPGAVTEIKDMEPAMGNVKALETAMEAVGVVAKDVRAAHESLQGKNVEGTTGPATALGASGTFVQHGVLTETRSVDRAQGSALPAGLTGVNVVAEAKGLRATSEPAAVVQTFIPRTAPEVQMAEGFRSPQAKDSEGTLLLRESRPEGESHVRGLASALSLQKENTQGPGGVLRPVAVVEAKTSTTASMSLQVEGVKASEEALHCGTVASPVLFALERTPEPVVAHESVEPVREAEALAGVMPWQTTAEREPLRSSQTESSIISQSQVMTHTRTSQTEVLRERKDSERAPEAEIRSREAILEPVQTSETSSKSVQEQIVGDSAAVLESLPRVEENSMASGVLTELTDAQTQGSAVEHGIAAGRISTQGNEPSEMEKAKYLEPASEAGGVRWLESMKESATVEAKGSGAGKELEVPMSDASAAVPEYLRTEKQEELQVVLEAKPAAEWKSSEEAPEILGASETKSSEPVPKPGDVKGLETTLEEHEVAAEVQYVEGVQSQQVEDMLIEKEDVEQTQISEPIGAETDFSSSHAAEEKGSAETPVAETQDLETAPQTDVELKDAEAAVGLGAETKDLEAAPVPDTDAETGPELIEEGQLEDTPEAEDIKEATPEEDSEKRDSETSDVQPDVAARMKETLMRLENVIEKSSHRTSEKKHDSKKQKRSRSKSQSRSRKRKKKSRSRSTSRRLTSKRARSRSRNYSVSRKKHSKSRSRSVEKRERRMSSRRSRRRRSRSSDRYRSKSRSAEKRLSRRRRSRSSDHYRSKSRSVEKRLSSRRSRRRRSRSSDRYRSKSRSVEKRLSSRRSGRRRSRSSDRYRSKSRSVEKRLSSRRSGRRRSRSSDRYRSKSRSVEKRLSSRRSGRRRSRSSDRYRSKSRSVEKRLSSRRSGRRRSRSSDRYRSKSRSVEKRLSSWRSRRRHSRSSDRSKSRSRSSEKGGGKEYSWRFRHRSGSSDRSKSRSRSVEKRGRKASVRRSKRQRSKSSDRYKSRSRSVEKRDRKQSSRKSKRQRSKSSDRYKSRSKSVEKKKESSRKSKRRRSKSSERYKSRSRSVEKKRKESSKKSKRKRSKSSDSVKSRSKSVEKKDKLSSAKSSSKHVESSELQESAKDLDKDVPQSSGSEGKSSNGPTSVALSDEGVNGPVLPPSFGSGFSKTSESLEESSSSVEKTADLQHSAASEFDTSKTPDDQELKSTSVEKPQDSELSMTSENGSTEKTAAPESSLLPELPYSTSKSRSSSVEKRGDLETSSIAEFHLSASREDESRTAPLREVEGPELPPTLKRDTQVQSSSLLSEAGLSNLSDGHESRHIPGEHAELSQVLQVPERESSHLADSPGAVEAQRPFLPPEMICPVIPDGCESGQMQEPSLASDSGHFMSSDGRGSGSSFAAPIEELPLSVGESFKSPHGNEQRFLSVEKVKAPDVSLTSVCGSVEVSADLVSVSSFEVHESRSSIDKGLDGPTLPQVLEVDCSRSSEMHESRYLTGKIDGAGSLVMSKSGIPICHDGHKAKYNSFEQTESAELSVASELRCSIFPEGYKLTSAAVEKVEIQKPALSLESGFSVSADGCESVGTPEKLQPPVTALTSEGGILLLPDSHELRPVPVEKEVLNSSEVKHLASPDGYKLRSAYSEEIQVNLESRCSLASDGHELASTCFERAEEPSEVSENEYTIGLDGPELTSTPAEKAELRKLYQMPEERCLESIDSQDLRSPSAENTQVQQPAPVSENEYAVSWVGQELRSSSPEKAEVQEEAVVPDSAVSSKDHGLPSFLAEKPEVQECSLLPENEYGESSEGQEVMASPAEKEVQEPSLIPGSEYSIFCQGQVQQSGLAESTAVQEPVLVPDNQYAASPEGQELLCAYTEKPEVQECSLLSENEYDASPERRNLRSSPVEKEELEEPSEASESESSISTDSQEVQSAVAGKTEVQELSLSEGECPMTPEGQELQSSPAERVIAKEPSLTSEHEMSPEEYESRLAHAEKTEGVDSALTAERDHLFFESQEVSFTSLQKADVRDHSPTPEREHGASPDGQELRFTSAGKVDGLEPLTLNDRASMSPDDNDLKSIPVEKMDHAMPEGGRSVSPDNYSVRSGPGEETGDLEPSVRSERRYSTSSYQEGHELKSPMEEEGLESSVTSEHRRSVSPEGHDQKSTVDEEMDDLERRSTSPDEHESRSSIGEEAEDLEQPLTTERRCSESSDEHESRSTTGEEAEDAEGSLPAGRRDSVSSDDRESRSAAGEDAEDGEPSLTAERRHSTSSDDRESRSTADEEAEDLTAEHRSVSPDGRESRSTVGEEAEDQELSLTAERRHSTSSDEHESRSTAGEDAEDVEPSSAAEQRDSTSSDEQESRSTGGEEAEDVEPLTAEHRRSASPDGAESRSTTGEEEGEDAEPSLTAEQRESTSSDEHESESSSGEEEGEDAEPSLADEEKQDSMPLEQSEEQDSSFVPESRRSESSEREKSRSKSVDKASDKESPQRSVSRHSKSPARQKSRSTSVEKTADKESVRRYRRRRSRSTARQRSQSTSVEKTADKESSRRSRRRRSRSAARQRSQSKSVEKTADKESSRRSRSRRSRSSQRRSKRYDTDSRSRRNRSRSATRRRASRSRSSSLSRSRHRRRSRSRSASRRRRSLSRDRRKRSQRNRSRSTDRRRRRSDSRDRRISLRLRSRSRTPLRQRRSRSRGRRRSSSRSPIRLRRSRSSGRRRYSRSPDRRRSRSSEFSSRSPKRLTDLDKAQLLEIAKANAAAMCAKSGVPLPPSLMPLLSQKKDDKANQKSSRDTLKELTEKCKKIAQSTDDVIVNKPHVSDEEEEERPFYNHPFKLSEPKPIFFNLSTPSIKPAPPPQPKNQVSLSKEFPVSSGSQHRKKEADSVYGEWVPVDKNGKDDGKDDVFPKPAIECVDITTAMNDRAVAQKRLNENSFDLEAMCMLNRAQEQIDAWAQSNSIPGQFTGSTGAQILSSDELTNSGPQAWIRKGQILVAAFLPRSVPALLFTTLRPARPRYVTFKEFLQFFTSKQMFKLSVDKLSPFNNFC, from the exons ATGTAGAcaaaaatactgtgaaaaatAGTACTCAGTCTACAAAAAGGAGCTCTACTGGTGAAGATGAAATTCctaggaaaaaagcaaagaaaaacaagaaacacaaaagcaagaagaagaagaaaaagaagaagaaaaggaagaaagagaaaaagcataaaaagcAACCAAAGGAATCTAAGTTGAGTGCACGTCCTGGAGAACCGGCAGACGTGCAGCCGGCTCCTCACTTGATGCCAGAGCAGTCCAGCTCCCAACTGAATGTACAGCATGGAGTGTTTGCAGATGCAAACCTGGCTGGCCATGTGCAGCCAGAACTGTGCTCTAAACCAACTGAGGGGCTTGATAATCAAGCTTTAGGACTTGTTTCTCATTCAGTGACTGATTCTCAGCAATCTGCAGAAAATCTTGGAAGTGGGGAGGGGACTTTGTGTGCAACAAATCCTCCATTTAATTTAGAAAGCATCCAGTCTAATATCCCAGAAAATACTAGTATAGCTCAAACTAGAATTTGCACTAGCGAGGAACAAATTCAACAGTCCCATGAAAATATTTATCCTGTAGCTATTAATGCCAGTGTTGTTGATACTGGAAATTATACTTGGTCCAGCATCCCATCTGGAATTGTCAGTAAATCAGAGATTCAGAAAGATTCAGTAGAAGCACTAAGAGGTTCAGAAGTTACTCTGAAATCTCAAGGCACTGGGGAAGTAAAAGCTTTGGATGCAGCTCTTGAGCCTGAGACCATGGAGGTGTTGACTTACTCCGAAGCATCTGTGCAGTCTGTGTCTCAGAGGGGAGCACAGGGTACGGAAACAGCTTCAGAATCCATGTCCTTGGCAGGTGGTGTGACAACAATTCCTACACCTGCGAATTGGGCACATCCCAGTGCTGTGACTGTAGCTCACGTGGCTGTAGCTGGGCAAGAAGTGAAAATTCCAGAAACAACTGAAAAATCTGTGCATATGGGCAATGTGACAAATGTGGAGAGCTCTTTGGAACTGGGGGGTGTGAGCAGAACTTTggagccagccctgcagccctcaGCTATATCTGGGAGTTTAAACGTGCCGCAGGGCAGCCCTGTGGAGGGTTCAGGTGTCCTGAAAGCAGGTGTACCTTTGCAACATCCTTTGACAATATCTGCAGCCACCCCTGTGACCCAGGTTGAAATAAAAAGTGCCAAAACACCCCACGCACCAggagctgttacagaaataaAGGATATGGAACCAGCTATGGGGAATGTGAAAGCTTTGGAAACAGCCATGGAAGCTGTGGGTGTTGTAGCAAAAGATGTTAGAGCAGCTCATGAAAGTCTGCAAGGCAAAAATGTGGAAGGTACCACAGGTCCTGCAACAGCACTGGGTGCATCAGGAACGTTCGTACAACATGGAGTCTTGACAGAAACTAGGAGTGTGGACAGAGCCCAGGGATCTGCGCTTCCAGCAGGATTGACAGGTGTGAATGTGGTTGCAGAGGCAAAAGGATTAAGAGCAACTTCAGAACCTGCAGCGGTTGTACAGACCTTCATTCCCCGAACAGCTCCAGAAGTCCAGATGGCAGAGGGTTTTAGAAGTCCACAAGCAAAAGATTCAGAAGGTACTTTGTTGCTCAGAGAATCAAGACCTGAGGGTGAATCACACGTGAGAGGTTTGGCATCTGCCCTGTctttgcagaaggaaaacacacaAGGTCCAGGAGGAGTCCTGAGACCAGTGGCTGTGGTGGAAGCAAAAACTTCTACAACAGCTTCAATGTCCTTACAGGTGGAAGGTGTGAAAGCTTCAGAAGAAGCTCTGCATTGTGGGACTGTTGCAAGTCCAGTACTTTTTGCCTTAGAAAGGACTCCTGAACCTGTAGTTGCGCATGAAAGTGTGGAACCAGTTAGAGAGGCTGAGGCATTGGCAGGGGTGATGCCGTGGCAAACCACAGCAGAGAGAGAACCTCTGCGTTCAAGCCAAACAGAGAGTTCCATCATTTCACAGTCGCAGGTCATGACACACACGAGAACCTCACAAACTGAGGTGCTGAGGGAGAGAAAGGATTCAGAACGCGCTCCAGAAGCAGAGATAAGGAGCAGAGAAGCAATCCTAGAACCTGTGCAAACTTCAGAAACCAGTTCAAAATCTGTTCAGGAACAAATCGTAGGTGATTCAGCAGCAGTATTGGAGTCTTTGCCCAGAGTGGAAGAAAACAGTATGGCATCAGGAGTACTGACAGAATTGACAGATGCGCAAACTCAGGGATCTGCTGTAGAACATGGAATTGCAGCAGGGAGGATCAGCACACAAGGAAATGAGCCCTcagaaatggagaaagcaaaatatCTGGAGCCAGCATCAGAAGCTGGAGGAGTGAGGTGGTTGGAGAGCATGAAAGAGTCTGCAACAGTAGAGGCGAAAGGTTCTGGAGCAGGTAAAGAGCTTGAGGTACCCATGAGTGATGCTTCAGCAGCTGTTCCAGAATACTTGCgcactgaaaagcaagaagagcTTCAAGTAGTTCTAGAAGCAAAACCTGCTGCAGAATGGAAGAGTTCAGAAGAGGCTCCAGAAATCTTGGGTGCTTCTGAAACAAAGTCTTCTGAACCAGTACCAAAACCAGGGGATGTGAAAGGCCTGGAAACAACACTGGAAGAACATGAAGTGGCAGCCGAGGTACAATATGTAGAAGGAGTGCAGAGTCAGCAGGTGGAGGATATGCTCATTGAGAAGGAAGATGTGGAGCAGACTCAAATATCTGAGCCTATAGGAGCAGAAACAGATTTTAGTTCTTCACatgcagcagaggaaaaaggTTCAGCAGAGACTCCTGTAGCAGAAACACAAGATTTGGAAACAGCTCCTCAGACTGATGTAGAGCTGAAAGATGCAGAAGCAGCTGTAGGGTTGGGGGCAGAGACAAAAGACTTGGAAGCAGCTCCAGTACCTGACACTGATGCAGAAACAGGTCCAGAACTTATAGAGGAAGGCCAGTTGGAAGACACTCCAGAGGCTGAGGATATCAAAGAAGCAACTCCAGAAGAGGACTCAGAGAAAAGAGACTCAGAAACATCTGATGTGCAACCTGATGTGGCAGCACGAATGAAGGAGACTCTCATGAGGCTTGAGAATGTTATTGAAAAAAGTAGTCATAGAACCAGTGAGAAAAAACATGattcaaagaaacagaaaaggagCCGTTCCAAGTCACAGTCCAGGTCTAGGAAGCGGAAGAAAAAATCAAGGTCACGTTCTACTTCCAGGCGTTTGACCTCTAAAAGAGCACGTTCTAGGAGCAGAAACTATTCAGTTTCCAGAAAAAAGCATTCCAAATCTAGGTCCCGATCTgtggagaagagagagagaagaatgtCTTCCCGGCGGTCCAGGCGCAGACGTTCCAGGTCATCTGACCGTTACAGGTCTAAATCCAGATCTGCAGAAAAGAGATTGTCCAGACGGAGACGTTCCAGGTCATCTGACCACTACAGGTCTAAATCCAGGTCTGTGGAGAAGCGACTGTCCTCCCGAAGGTCCAGACGCAGACGTTCCAGGTCTTCTGACCGCTACAGATCCAAGTCGAGGTCAGTGGAGAAGCGACTGTCCTCCCGAAGGTCCGGGCGCCGACGTTCCAGGTCTTCTGACCGCTACAGATCCAAGTCACGGTCAGTGGAGAAGCGACTGTCCTCCCGAAGGTCCGGGCGCCGACGTTCCAGGTCTTCTGACCGCTACAGATCCAAGTCCAGGTCAGTGGAGAAGCGACTGTCCTCCCGAAGGTCCGGGCGCAGACGTTCCAGGTCTTCTGACCGCTACCGATCCAAGTCACGGTCAGTGGAGAAGCGACTGTCCTCCCGAAGGTCCGGGCGCAGACGTTCCAGGTCTTCTGACCGCTACAGATCTAAGTCACGGTCAGTTGAAAAGAGGTTGTCCTCCTGGCGATCCCGCCGCAGACATTCCAGGTCCTCTGACCGTTCAAAATCTAGATCCAGGTCTTCAGAAAAGGGAGGAGGCAAAGAATACTCCTGGAGGTTCAGACATCGGTCTGGTTCCTCTGATCGTTCAAAATCCAGGTCGAGATCTGTTGAGAAAAGAGGTCGGAAGGCATCTGTACGGAGGTCCAAACGTCAGCGCTCGAAGTCCTCAGATCGCTACAAGTCTCGATCCAGGTCGGTAGAAAAAAGAGATCGGAAGCAATCATCACGGAAGTCTAAACGTCAGCGCTCCAAGTCCTCTGACCGTTACAAGTCTAGATCCAaatcagtggaaaaaaagaaggaatccTCACGAAAATCCAAGCGTCGACGCTCAAAATCTTCTGAACGTTACAAGTCTAGGTCTAGGTCTGTTGAAAAAAAGCGCAAGGAGTcttcaaaaaaatccaaacgGAAACGTTCCAAGTCCTCTGACAGTGTTAAGTCAAGGTCCAAatctgtagaaaaaaaagataagttATCCTCAGCGAAGTCCAGTAGCAAGCATGTGGAGTCTTCTGAACTTCAGGAGTCAGCCAAAGATCTTGATAAAGATGTTCCTCAGTCTTCTGGAAGTGAAGGTAAATCCTCTAATGGTCCCACATCAGTAGCTTTGTCTGATGAAGGAGTAAACGGCCCAGTGCTGCCGCCATCATTTGGAAGTGGATTTTCCAAAACTTCGGAGAGCCTTGAGGAGAGCTCCTCATCTGTTGAAAAAACAGCGGATCTGCAGCATTCTGCAGCATCTGAATTTGATACCTCCAAAACCCCAGATGACCAGGAATTGAAATCCACATCTGTGGAAAAACCACAGGATTCAGAGCTGTCTATGACATCTGAAAATGGATCAACTGAAAAAACAGCAGCTCCGGAGTCTTCGCTGCTACCTGAACTTCCATACTCCACATCCAAGTCCAGATCCTCCTCTGTTGAAAAAAGGGGAGATCTAGAAACTTCTTCCATAGCAGAATTCCATCTCTCTGCATCCCGTGAAGATGAGTCCCGAACTGCACCTCTCAGAGAAGTAGAAGGTCCAGAGCTTCCTCCAACACTTAAAAGAGACACGCAAGTTCAGTCGTCTTCTCTCCTGTCTGAAGCTGGGCTCTCCAACTTGTCTGATGGTCACGAATCACGGCATATCCCTGGTGAACACGCAGAGCTTTCACAGGTTCTGCAAGTACCTGAACGTGAGTCTTCCCACCTGGCTGACAGCCCTGGAGCAGTGGAAGCTCAGAGGCCTTTCCTGCCACCTGAAATGATCTGCCCTGTGATCCCTGATGGCTGTGAGTCGGGCCAGATGCAGGAGCCTTCTCTGGCTTCTGACAGTGGACATTTCATGTCTTCTGATGGACGTGGATCAGgatccagctttgctgcaccaATAGAGGAGCTTCCATTGTCTGTAGGCGAGTCCTTTAAGTCACCACATGGAAATGAACAAAGATTTTTATCTGTTGAAAAAGTCAAAGCACCAGATGTTTCCCTCACATCTGTGTGTGGTTCTGTTGAGGTGTCTGCCGACCTTGTTTCAGTGTCTTCTTTTGAAGTTCACGAGTCCAGATCATCTATTGACAAAGGTTTAGATGGTCCAACACTTCCACAAGTCCTTGAGGTTGACTGCTCCAGATCTTCGGAAATGCACGAGTCGAGGTACCTAACTGGAAAAATAGATGGTGCAGGATCTTTGGTGATGTCTAAAAGTGGGATTCCCATATGCCACGATGGCCACAAAGCAAAGTACAATTCCTTTGAGCAAACGGAGAGTGCAGAACTGTCAGTGGCATCTGAGCTCCGGTGTTCCATCTTTCCTGAAGGCTATAAATTGACATCTGCTGCAGTTGAAAAAGTGGAGATCCAGAAGCCTGCTCTCTCACTGGAAAGTGGGTTCTCCGTGTCTGCTGATGGTTGTGAATCGGTGGGCACACCTGAAAAACTACAGCCCCCAGTGACTGCTCTGACATCGGAAGGTGGGATTCTGCTGTTGCCCGACAGTCACGAACTGAGACCCGTTCCTGTGGAAAAAGAGGTGCTGAATTCATCTGAAGTGAAACACCTTGCATCCCCCGATGGCTACAAGCTGAGATCTGCCTACAGTGAAGAAATACAGGTGAACCTGGAAAGCAGGTGTTCTCTTGCCTCCGATGGTCATGAGTTGGCGTCCACCTGTTTTGAAAGAGCTGAGGAGCCTTCTGAAGTGTCTGAAAATGAGTACACGATAGGGCTTGATGGCCCGGAGTTGACATCGACCCCTGCTGAAAAAGCAGAGCTGCGGAAGCTTTATCAGATGCCTGAAGAAAGATGTCTGGAGTCCATTGACAGCCAGGACCTGCGATCACCCTCTGCTGAAAACACACAGGTGCAACAGCCTGCTCCCGTGTCTGAAAATGAGTATGCCGTGTCCTGGGTGGGCCAGGAGTTGAGGTCCAGCTCTCCTGAGAAGGCAGAGGTGCAGGAGGAAGCTGTGGTTCCTGACAGTGCTGTGTCTTCTAAAGATCACGGATTGCCATCTTTCTTGGCTGAAAAACCAGAAGTGCAGGAGTGTTCTCTGCTACCTGAAAATGAATATGGTGAGTCTTCTGAGGGCCAGGAGGTGAtggccagccctgctgagaaggaggTGCAGGAGCCTTCTCTGATACCTGGCAGTGAATATTCCATCTTCTGTCAAGGCCAAGTACAGCAGTCTGGCCTCGCTGAAagcacagcagtgcaggagcCAGTGCTGGTCCCAGACAACCAATACGCTGCATCTCctgaggggcaggagctgctctgtgcttaCACTGAAAAACCAGAGGTGCAGGAGTGTTCTTTGCTGTCTGAAAACGAGTATGATGCATCCCCCGAAAGGCGTAATTTGAGATCCAGTCCTGTTGAAAAGGAAGAATTGGAGGAACCTTCTGAAGCCTCTGAAAGTGAAAGTTCAATATCCACCGATAGCCAGGAGGTGCAGTCTGCTGTTGCTGGAAAAACAGAGGTGCAGGAGCTGTCCTTGTCTGAAGGTGAATGTCCCATGACCCCTGAAGGTCAGGAGCTGCAGTCCAGCCCTGCTGAAAGAGTAATAGCCAAGGAACCTTCTCTGACATCTGAACATGAGATGTCACCCGAAGAGTATGAGTCAAGATTGGCACACGCTGAGAAAACAGAGGGTGTGGATTCTGCTTTGACAGCTGAACGTGACCATCTCTTTTTTGAGAGCCAGGAGGTGAGTTTCACCTCTCTCCAGAAAGCAGATGTGCGGGACCATTCTCCAACACCTGAAAGGGAACATGGAGCATCCCCTGATGGGCAGGAGTTGAGATTCACCAGTGCTGGAAAAGTAGACGGTCTTGAACCTTTGACACTGAACGATAGAGCCTCCATGTCCCCTGATGACAATGACTTGAAATCCATCCCTGTTGAAAAAATGGATCATGCAATGCCCGAAGGTGGGCGCTCGGTGTCTCCTGATAACTACAGTGTGAGGTCGGGCCCTGGTGAAGAAACAGGGGATCTGGAGCCCTCTGTGAGATCTGAGCGTAGGTACTCCACATCCTCCTATCAGGAAGGTCACGAGCTGAAGTCTCCCATGGAGGAAGAGGGTCTGGAGTCCTCTGTGACTTCTGAACATAGACGATCTGTGTCCCCTGAGGGTCATGACCAGAAATCTACTGTAGATGAAGAAATGGATGATCTGGAGAGGCGTTCCACTTCCCCTGATGAGCACGAGTCAAGATCTAGCATTGGTGAAGAAGCAGAGGATCTGGAGCAGCCTTTGACAACAGAACGTAGGTGCTCTGAGTCCTCTGATGAGCATGAGTCAAGGTCAACTACAGGAGAAGAGGCAGAGGATGCAGAAGGCTCCTTGCCAGCTGGAAGAAGAGACTCCGTATCCTCAGACGACCGTGAGTCGAGGTCTGCTGCTGGGGAAGATGCAGAAGATGGGGAGCCCTCCTTGACTGCTGAACGTAGACACTCCACATCTTCTGATGACCGTGAGTCAAGGTCTACAGCTGATGAAGAAGCAGAGGATTTGACAGCTGAACATCGCTCTGTGTCTCCTGATGGACGTGAGTCAAGGTCAACCGTTGGCGAGGAAGCAGAGGACCAGGAGCTCTCTCTCACAGCTGAGCGTAGACACTCCACATCTTCAGATGAACACGAGTCAAGGTCTACTGctggtgaagatgcagaggatgTGGAACCCTCCTCTGCAGCTGAACAGAGAGATTCCACTTCATCAGACGAGCAAGAGTCAAGGTCTACTGGTGGTGAAGAAGCTGAGGATGTGGAACCTCTGACAGCCGAACACAGACGTTCTGCATCCCCTGATGGCGCTGAATCGAGGTCTACCActggtgaagaagaaggagaggaTGCAGAGCCCTCATTGACAGCTGAACAAAGAGAGTCCACATCATCAGATGAGCATGAGTCAGAGTCTTCCAGTGGtgaagaggagggagaagatGCGGAGCCCTCTTTGGCAGATGAAGAAAAGCAGGATTCCATGCCTCTTGAGCAGTCAGAGGAACAGGACTCTTCCTTTGTCCCTGAAAGCAGACGTTCTGAGTCTTCCGAACGTGAAAAATCCAGATCCAAATCTGTTGATAAAGCTTCTGACAAAGAGTCTCCGCAGAGATCTGTAAGCAGACACTCGAAGTCTCCTGCTCGCCAGAAGAGTCGATCCACCTCTGTAGAAAAAACAGCAGACAAAGAGTCCGTGCGGAGGTACAGACGGAGGCGCTCCAGGTCCACGGCTCGCCAGAGGAGCCAGTCAACATCTGTAGAAAAAACAGCAGACAAGGAGTCCTCGCGGAGGTCCCGGCGGAGACGCTCCAGGTCCGCAGCTCGCCAGAGGAGTCAGTCCAAGTCTGTGGAGAAAACAGCAGACAAAGAGTCATCACGCAGGTCCAGAAGCCGACGCTCCAGGTCCTCCCAGCGCAGGTCCAAGAGATACGATACAGACTCGCGCTCCAGACGGAATCGCTCCAGGTCAGCAACACGGAGAAGGGCGTCAAGATCTCGGTCCAGCTCGTTGTCGCGTTCCAGgcacaggaggaggagcaggtcAAGGTCGGCATCACGAAGGCGGCGTTCCTTGTCGAGAGACAGGCGCAAGAGGTCTCAGAGAAACAGGTCAAGGTCTACtgacaggagaaggagaagatcCGACTCTAGAGACCGTAGGATATCGCTCCGATTGCGGAGCAGGAGTCGGACCCCTCTTCGCCAGAGGCGGTCGCGGTCCAGGGGAAGGAGGCGGAGCTCCAGCAGGTCCCCGATCCGACTGCGGCGCTCGCGGTCCTCGGGGAGAAGGCGCTACAGCAGATCCCCCGACCGGCGCAGGTCCAGGTCCTCGGAGTTCTCCAGCAGATCACCCAAACGTCTTACAGACCTGG ACAAGGCCCAGCTACTTGAAATCGCCAAAGCCAACGCGGCCGCCATGTGTGCGAAGTCTGGCGTGCCCTTACCCCCGAGCCTGATGCCTCTGCTGTCCCAGAAGAAGGATGACAAAGCCAACCAGAAGTCCTCAAGGGACACCTTGAAGGAGCTCACTGAG aaatgcaaGAAGATTGCTCAGAGCACTGATGATGTGATAGTGAACAAGCCTCATGTTTCtgatgaagaggaggaagaacgTCCCTTCTATAACCATCCTTTTAAACTGAGTGAACCCAAACCCATTTTCTTCAATTTAAGT ACTCCCAGCATAAAACCAGCACCACCaccccaaccaaaaaaccaggTCAGCCtgtccaaggaattccctgTTTCCTCTGGGTCTCAGCATAGGAAGAAGGAGGCAGACAGTGTGTATGGAGAGTGGGTTCCCGTGGACAAAAACGGCAAAGACGACGGCAAGGATGATGTTTTCCCCAAGCCAGCCATTGAG TGCGTGGACATAACCACAGCCATGAACGACAGAGCAGTGGCCCAGAAAAGGCTCAATGAGAACTCCTTTGACCTGGAGGCCATGTGCATGTTGAACCGGGCACAGGAGCAG ATCGACGCCTGGGCTCAGTCCAACTCCATCCCAGGGCAGTTCACGGGGAGCACCGGAGCGCAGATCCTGTCCTCGGACGAGCTCACCAACAGCGGGCCCCAGGCGTGGATCCGAAAG GGTCAAATCCTTGTAGCCGCCTTCTTGCCACGGTCAGTGCCAGCCCTACTATTCACAACACTGCGGCCAGCGAGGCCTAGGTACGTAACATTTAAGGAGTTTTTACAGTTCTTTACATCAAAGCAGATGTTTAAACTTTCTGTTGATAAGCTTTCACCGTTTAACAACTTTTGTTAA